In the Dehalococcoidia bacterium genome, one interval contains:
- the ppcA gene encoding phosphoenolpyruvate carboxylase: MSELHIPCAMLTQHPDAASRYVSVQEEPDEAVRGLLPPPEGLGADEIMVDFEGKLTPYHQTSQVVLALLQHGVKPGDEIRVTPRAPSADKENVFRQLMALMSIVETNVQAYRPLERIAVREVIVPMTQTADQLVAVRRRFRAIEELGLEEFGLNPTGEGIQPIPLIEEVPPLLGTGSLLREYLQLCRWSGYDTPYLRVMLGHSDSALGYGMVAAALSVRAALIDAFEAGDAFDCPVFPIIGVGSLPFRGHLTGPSLPDFLERFPGTRTVTIQGAIRYDHDPAEAPAMIAELRRRVHEGDGRRPDRDDREVLAELAVLFSVNYLNTFHKFAQAVAGLSDLVPEQRDRLTRHSPVSYSRQMPKPSRLAEMVGSEALREELRLLDSMPELPVPLPRAISFTASLYSIGLPPEFIGTGRGLRAACELYGESFLKDMGRWFPGLKEALTFAGRYLDLDVAKDFLPREAMQELRQDVDAAEELLHLTLGPQTEEDQFYHTVLRALSPLMLHALGRGSSRLGTSREEETMARQWVIKLGTLRGCLG; encoded by the coding sequence ATGAGCGAACTACACATCCCCTGCGCCATGCTGACGCAGCATCCCGATGCCGCCTCTCGCTACGTCTCCGTCCAGGAGGAGCCGGACGAGGCAGTCCGCGGCCTCCTGCCCCCGCCGGAGGGCCTGGGCGCGGACGAGATCATGGTGGACTTCGAGGGTAAGCTCACGCCTTACCACCAGACATCGCAGGTTGTGCTGGCGCTGCTCCAGCACGGCGTGAAACCTGGCGACGAAATCAGGGTCACGCCTCGCGCGCCGAGCGCGGACAAGGAGAACGTCTTCCGCCAGCTCATGGCGCTCATGTCGATCGTAGAGACCAACGTCCAGGCTTACCGGCCGCTGGAGCGCATCGCGGTGCGCGAGGTCATCGTGCCGATGACGCAGACGGCGGACCAGCTCGTCGCCGTGCGGCGGCGCTTCCGGGCGATCGAGGAGCTGGGCCTGGAGGAGTTTGGCCTCAACCCGACAGGCGAGGGTATCCAGCCCATCCCGCTGATCGAGGAGGTGCCGCCGCTCCTCGGCACGGGGTCGCTCCTCAGGGAATACCTACAGCTCTGCCGCTGGTCGGGCTACGACACGCCCTACCTGCGGGTCATGCTGGGCCACTCGGACTCGGCATTGGGATACGGCATGGTGGCGGCGGCGCTCTCCGTGCGCGCGGCCCTGATCGACGCCTTCGAGGCGGGAGACGCTTTCGACTGCCCCGTCTTCCCGATCATCGGCGTCGGCTCGCTGCCGTTCCGGGGACACCTCACGGGGCCTTCGTTGCCGGACTTCCTCGAACGCTTCCCCGGCACGAGGACGGTAACGATCCAGGGCGCGATCCGATACGACCACGACCCTGCCGAGGCGCCGGCGATGATCGCCGAGCTGCGCCGGCGCGTGCACGAGGGAGACGGACGTCGTCCCGACCGCGATGACCGCGAGGTGCTGGCAGAGCTGGCGGTGCTTTTCTCCGTGAACTACCTCAACACGTTCCACAAGTTCGCGCAGGCCGTTGCCGGCCTCTCCGACCTGGTGCCGGAGCAGCGCGACCGCCTGACACGCCATTCGCCGGTCAGCTATTCGCGCCAGATGCCGAAGCCGAGCCGGCTCGCGGAGATGGTCGGCTCGGAGGCCCTGCGAGAGGAGCTGCGCCTGCTGGACTCCATGCCGGAGTTGCCGGTACCGCTGCCCCGCGCGATCTCCTTCACGGCCTCGCTGTACTCGATTGGCCTTCCGCCCGAGTTCATCGGGACGGGCCGCGGCCTGCGTGCCGCCTGCGAGCTCTATGGCGAGTCGTTCCTCAAGGACATGGGGCGCTGGTTCCCGGGCCTGAAGGAAGCGCTGACCTTCGCGGGGCGCTACCTGGACCTGGACGTGGCCAAGGACTTCCTGCCCCGCGAGGCGATGCAGGAGCTAAGGCAGGATGTCGACGCCGCGGAGGAGCTACTGCACTTGACGCTCGGCCCTCAGACGGAGGAGGACCAGTTCTACCACACGGTCCTGCGGGCCCTGAGCCCGTTGATGCTGCACGCCCTGGGCCGCGGCTCATCACGTCTCGGGACCTCACGCGAGGAGGAGACGATGGCCCGGCAGTGGGTAATCAAGCTCGGGACGCTGCGGGGCTGCCTCGGCTGA
- a CDS encoding alcohol dehydrogenase catalytic domain-containing protein: protein MKAVVFKGQGHVAVEERPAPRIEEPTDAIVRVSMAAICGTDVRVLQGRIPGAPDAIIGHEFCGVIEDVGPEVTGLKPGERVVSPFSVFCGGCFYCKKGLLTACERRQVYGFGALGGAQAEFVRVPSATAVLEKLPDAITDTQAAFLSDILPGTFAGLQLAGLAAGDSVAVVGCGPTGVCTQLLARAMGAATVIGIDRHASRLAAAERLGSAAVSMESGDPLSRVRGATGGRGADLAVEATGTLAGLVAASALARPWGTLLSLGVGIERAGEFPAGSLAGRHVKLVPAGIPPVKNYIEPLMKMLANGVIDPSPIATHILPLEEAPRGYDLMAGRRDGALKVLLKP, encoded by the coding sequence GTGAAAGCCGTCGTCTTCAAGGGCCAGGGGCATGTCGCGGTGGAGGAGAGGCCGGCGCCGCGCATCGAGGAGCCCACGGACGCCATCGTGCGCGTATCGATGGCAGCGATCTGCGGCACCGACGTCCGCGTCCTGCAGGGCCGGATACCGGGCGCGCCGGACGCCATCATCGGCCACGAGTTCTGCGGCGTCATCGAGGACGTTGGGCCGGAAGTGACCGGCCTGAAGCCAGGGGAGCGCGTGGTGAGCCCCTTTTCGGTCTTCTGCGGCGGCTGCTTCTACTGCAAGAAGGGCCTGCTGACGGCCTGTGAGAGGCGCCAGGTGTACGGCTTCGGCGCGCTGGGCGGCGCCCAGGCGGAGTTCGTGCGGGTGCCTTCCGCGACGGCAGTCCTCGAAAAACTGCCGGACGCGATCACGGACACGCAGGCGGCGTTCCTCTCCGACATCTTGCCTGGCACCTTCGCCGGACTCCAACTCGCGGGGCTGGCGGCCGGCGACAGCGTCGCCGTCGTCGGCTGCGGACCGACGGGCGTCTGCACCCAGCTCCTTGCGAGGGCCATGGGCGCCGCCACGGTCATCGGCATAGACCGCCACGCCTCCCGCCTGGCCGCCGCCGAGCGACTGGGGTCCGCGGCTGTTAGCATGGAATCGGGAGATCCGTTATCGCGCGTGCGCGGCGCCACCGGCGGCCGCGGCGCCGACCTCGCTGTCGAGGCCACGGGAACGCTGGCCGGCCTAGTCGCGGCCTCGGCGCTGGCCCGGCCCTGGGGTACGCTACTCAGCCTCGGCGTCGGCATCGAGCGCGCCGGTGAGTTCCCGGCTGGTAGCCTGGCAGGCCGGCACGTCAAGCTGGTGCCAGCGGGAATCCCGCCGGTGAAGAACTACATCGAGCCCCTGATGAAGATGCTGGCCAATGGCGTGATCGACCCTTCGCCGATCGCGACGCACATCCTGCCGCTGGAGGAAGCGCCGCGAGGCTACGACCTCATGGCCGGGAGGCGGGACGGCGCCCTGAAGGTTCTGCTGAAGCCCTAG